Below is a genomic region from Paludicola sp. MB14-C6.
CGGAGTTTACTGTTCCGCCACCATTATCTCTTAAATCAAAAATTAAACCAGTCGCGCCACCTTTAATTGCCTTATTTACAGCATCTATAAACTGTGATGGGGTTTTTTCATTAAAATCGGTGATTTTAATAACCGCATTTTTATCTAAGATCTGCATTTCCACATAAGGTATAGTGATGTCTTTACGAATAATATCAATCGGCGTATCCACACCATTTCTACGGTAAACAAGTTTTAACTTTGAACCTGCATCACCTTTAATCAATCGAACAGCATTATCATAGCTTAAAGTTTTCAAATCGGTGTCATTGATAGAAACAATATAGTCTCCTACTTCAAGGTTAGCAATTTTTGCAGGAGATTCAGCCAGTACTTTTTTAATAAGCAAATAGCCACTATCGTCTTTTGCAACTGTTACACCGATGCCGACAGATTTTCCAGATAGATCTTTTAATCTTTCTTCATATTGTTCTTTTGTTAAATAAGTTGAATATTTATCACCGATACCTTTTACGTATCCTGCTGAAATTGAATTCAACAACGCTTCTTCGTCAATTGTACCATCAAAGTTTTGTCGAACTTCTCTGTCCAAATCGGCAATTTTTTTATACATCTCTTCACGATTTTTCACGTTTAAAACCATTGTATTAAAATAGTTTAATGAAACCATCATTGTGATGCAAAATGTAATTCCTGCTAGCACTACCATAAAAGCAATTGCAGCACCTAATGAGATTTTTTTGTTCATAAAAGTCCTCCAATGATACATGGAATTTTTCAAAATGAAATTATTATCAATAGAATTTACTGCATAATATAAACATTCTCATCAGAGAATGTTTATATTATTTGCAGTATGTAGATTTATATTTACGTTAAGGCTTTCTTACATAACCCATAGGATTAACTTGCTTACCATTGACACGAACCTCGAAATGCAAGTGGTTTCCTGTTGAGTTGCCGGTTGTACCAACTCCTGCTATTGCTTGTCCACGACTAACAGTGTCGCCAGCTTTAACATCAATTCTGCTGCAATGCGCATATAACGTTACATATCCGCCACCATGGTCAACGATAACGTTATATCCATATCCGACATTTTGATATTTTACTGAAATAACTTTACCACTTTGTGATGCAACAATTGTTGTTCCGGAAGGAGCACCAATATCTACACCAGTATGGAAATCACGATTGCCAAACATAGTTCTCCAACCAAAAGGTGAAGTAATTCTAGATGATGAAGGAACCGGCCATTTAAATGCACCCTCAGGGGCCGTACCACCACCTGATTGTTCCGCAATAATACGATCAATTTCAGCATATTGCTGATCAATTAGCTTCTGATTTTTCTTTTTCTCAGCATAATATTGATCCCATTTTGCTTTTAATTGTGCTTTACTAGCTTCACTTTGCTTTTTCATTGACTCAAGATTTTCGGATTTCTTATCTAGTTGAGTTTTTGATGCATTAAGCGATTGGTTCTGCTCTTCCATTTTAGCTTTAATCTTTTCTAAATCATTGCGTTGCTTTGATAGTTTATCAATTAAATCTTGGTCACTTTTTGAAATTCGCTTTAACAATTCTGCTCTTGTTAAGAAATCAGAAAAGCTCTTCGCCTCCAAAATAGTAGTTAAAGCTGAATTTGAACCTGCTATGTACATTGCACGAACTCTTTGTGCAAATAAATCCTGACTTTCACTAATTTCTTTTTCTTTTACGGAAATTTCGCCTTTCTTTAACCCAATATCATGTTGCATTAACTCAATTTTTTGTTTAAACAAATCAATTTGCTTTTCTGTATTTTCTATGTTTTTCTCATATATCTCTTGCTTTTCTTCTTCATCTTTAATTTGGCCTGAGATATTATTTAAATTATTACTTAAATTTTTATTGGATTTTTCTAAATCAGATATTTTTTTTTCTAATTCAGAAATTGATCTTGCATCCACCGTTGTATTAACATTTATGAAACCAAAGGCAGTAAAAGACACAATCACCATAGTCATAACTATGGAAACCATCCTAATACCTTTTTTAGTATTTGTTTTAAATAGTTTTGAAAACCTATTCATTACAAAGCCCCCTTATACACGTGCATGATTACGGATACTAATCACACTTCCTACTGTACCTAGCAATGTTCCGGTAACAGTAAAAAATCCACCAACTGTCAACGCTAGATCTTTGAATGGTATTATACTTTCTAACGCAGATTTAACCCAAATTGAAGCATCTTCTACTACAAATGCGGTCAAATAATGATATCCACCCCAAATTACAATAAAAGCAATAAATGCTGATATTAAACCGAGCATAAAGCCTTCTACTATAAACGGAATACGAATAAAAGTATTTGTTGCACCGACATATTTCATAATGTTAATTTCTTTTCTTCTTGTAAAAATTGTTGCCCGAATTGTATTAGCAATTATGACAAGAGAAATAATGCCTAATGCTATAATCAAAATGCTGCCAAAAGTATTAACTGTTCTTTGCACATATGTTAAAGTATGAGCCACCTCGTTTGAAGCTTGTACAATATCTACTCCTGCGATAGTTTTCAATTCTTTTACAGTTTGCTCTGTTAGAGATAAGTCTTTTACTTTTAACTCGAACATATCCGGAATGGTATTTCTATTTTCTAACCCGTCTAACAAATATCCTTCATTGCCAAGCATTTTCTTTGTATTTTCAAGGCCTTGTGCTTTTGATACATAGGTTAGCTTACTGATATTTGCATTTTTTTGAATTGCAGATTTTACATTATCAATGGTAGCTTGATCAGCATCTTGTTTTAGAAAAACAACCATTTCTGTTTGATTTTGTATGTATCCAACCATGCTATCTACATTCACTTTAATTAAATATGCAGCACCAACGATAATTAAACAGGTGGCCAACACACCAACTGAGGTAAACGCCATAACACGATTGCGCCATAAACTTCTTATACCTTCTTTAAGAAGATATTTAAAACTTGAACCTTTCATTTATAATCTCCCCTCATTTGGCTGTATCATATCATCAAATACAACGAGACCGCTGTCTATGGTAACAGTTCTACCACCAAAATGACGCACCATGTCTTGCTCATGAGTAACCATTAAAATGGTTGTACCACATTGATTAATTCCTTGCAGCAACTCAACAATTTCATAGGATAACTCAGGATCGATATTTCCTGTAGGCTCATCGGCAATAATAATGGGAGGATCGTTTACAAGTGCACGAGCTAAAGCAACACGTTGTTGCTCTCCTCCTGATATTTCATTAGGGAACCTTTTTGCTTTTTGCTCTAGTCCCATTAAGTTTAAGATATATGGTACCCTGTTTCGAATAAATTTAGTGG
It encodes:
- a CDS encoding S41 family peptidase, with amino-acid sequence MNKKISLGAAIAFMVVLAGITFCITMMVSLNYFNTMVLNVKNREEMYKKIADLDREVRQNFDGTIDEEALLNSISAGYVKGIGDKYSTYLTKEQYEERLKDLSGKSVGIGVTVAKDDSGYLLIKKVLAESPAKIANLEVGDYIVSINDTDLKTLSYDNAVRLIKGDAGSKLKLVYRRNGVDTPIDIIRKDITIPYVEMQILDKNAVIKITDFNEKTPSQFIDAVNKAIKGGATGLIFDLRDNGGGTVNSVIEMLDFLLPNGDLGYKIDNTGKKTVLGTSDKHQISMPMVALVNSKTASASELFVSTLRDINKTSIVGVNTYGKGVMQSLIKLTDGSAINVTTAHFFPPSGQKINGVGIKPEYEVKLKPELETNLISIKPEQDTQLQKALEVLNSKKAK
- a CDS encoding murein hydrolase activator EnvC family protein, producing MNRFSKLFKTNTKKGIRMVSIVMTMVIVSFTAFGFINVNTTVDARSISELEKKISDLEKSNKNLSNNLNNISGQIKDEEEKQEIYEKNIENTEKQIDLFKQKIELMQHDIGLKKGEISVKEKEISESQDLFAQRVRAMYIAGSNSALTTILEAKSFSDFLTRAELLKRISKSDQDLIDKLSKQRNDLEKIKAKMEEQNQSLNASKTQLDKKSENLESMKKQSEASKAQLKAKWDQYYAEKKKNQKLIDQQYAEIDRIIAEQSGGGTAPEGAFKWPVPSSSRITSPFGWRTMFGNRDFHTGVDIGAPSGTTIVASQSGKVISVKYQNVGYGYNVIVDHGGGYVTLYAHCSRIDVKAGDTVSRGQAIAGVGTTGNSTGNHLHFEVRVNGKQVNPMGYVRKP
- the ftsX gene encoding permease-like cell division protein FtsX codes for the protein MKGSSFKYLLKEGIRSLWRNRVMAFTSVGVLATCLIIVGAAYLIKVNVDSMVGYIQNQTEMVVFLKQDADQATIDNVKSAIQKNANISKLTYVSKAQGLENTKKMLGNEGYLLDGLENRNTIPDMFELKVKDLSLTEQTVKELKTIAGVDIVQASNEVAHTLTYVQRTVNTFGSILIIALGIISLVIIANTIRATIFTRRKEINIMKYVGATNTFIRIPFIVEGFMLGLISAFIAFIVIWGGYHYLTAFVVEDASIWVKSALESIIPFKDLALTVGGFFTVTGTLLGTVGSVISIRNHARV
- the ftsE gene encoding cell division ATP-binding protein FtsE produces the protein MIELSNVSLKYDNKTTALKDITLNVDSGEFVFIVGASGAGKSSIIKLLLREKVASSGIVRVNGENIGRLKQRQIPQYRRKLGVVFQDFRLIPNMTVYDNVAFSLRVTDASTKFIRNRVPYILNLMGLEQKAKRFPNEISGGEQQRVALARALVNDPPIIIADEPTGNIDPELSYEIVELLQGINQCGTTILMVTHEQDMVRHFGGRTVTIDSGLVVFDDMIQPNEGRL